The nucleotide window GTCGAGGCGTAATCGTCGGTCAACACCAAGGTCGAGTCGTCAGCGCGGCCGATCAACACCGGCTGCCCGCTCAACGTGATGCGCGCTCCCGAGAGCGCACCCTCGGTCACCACGAGATAGCGCGCTGATTGGCCCCGGCGGCGCGACGGCAACAGCGTGCCACGCAACGCCAACCCCCGACGCACCATCACGGCGCCGGTCGGTGCGTAGATGTCGGTTCGCAGGATCCGCAGCACCGACCAGATGAACAGCCATAGCAGCATCAAAAATCCGGCACGCGTCAGTTGCAGTACCAACCCCTGCATCTGGCGTCCTTTCCGTCCTGGTGCTGTCACCCCCGCGCCGGTCATTCCGAGCACATCAGCAAAGTCACGATACTTGGACGGCGGTCGGAGCGAGGTCAAGCGCGGCAGCATTGAGCCCAGAGGGTTCAGTGAATCCGGACGATGATCTCGGAATGACCCAACCGAACCACGTCGCCATCGGCCAGTTGCCACTCTTGTACCGGCGCGTTGTTGACCGTGGTGCCGTTGGTGGAGTTGAGGTCCGTCAGCAGCGCGACCTGTCCATCCCAGCGGATCTCCAGGTGTCGACGCGAAACGCCGGTGTCAGGCAAGCGGAACTGCGCGTCCTGGCCGCGGCCGATGAT belongs to Mycobacterium basiliense and includes:
- a CDS encoding FHA domain-containing protein FhaB/FipA: MQGLVLQLTRAGFLMLLWLFIWSVLRILRTDIYAPTGAVMVRRGLALRGTLLPSRRRGQSARYLVVTEGALSGARITLSGQPVLIGRADDSTLVLTDDYASTRHAKLSQRGTEWYVEDLGSTNGTYLDRAKVTTAVRVPMGTPVRIGKTAIELRP